Proteins found in one Micromonospora sp. WMMD1082 genomic segment:
- a CDS encoding DUF2550 domain-containing protein, translated as MEIVEGIGIGVAVVLGAILFLFIRRALVTRSGGIIRLSVRTSTMLDGRGWAPGFGRFVGDELRWYRMFSFAVRPKRVLSREGLTVERRRLPEAQERMSMPADWIILRCTSRHAPVEIAMARSTVTGFLSWLEAAPPGAVSPRMASQDWPAA; from the coding sequence ATGGAGATCGTCGAAGGGATCGGAATCGGCGTCGCCGTGGTCCTCGGCGCGATCCTGTTCCTCTTCATCCGGCGGGCTCTGGTCACCCGTAGCGGGGGCATCATCCGGCTCAGCGTGCGGACCTCCACCATGCTCGACGGCCGCGGCTGGGCACCCGGTTTCGGCCGCTTCGTCGGCGACGAACTCCGCTGGTACCGGATGTTCAGTTTCGCCGTACGCCCCAAGCGGGTGCTCTCCCGCGAAGGGCTGACGGTGGAGCGACGGCGACTGCCCGAAGCGCAGGAACGGATGTCCATGCCGGCCGACTGGATCATCCTCCGCTGTACCAGTCGACACGCCCCGGTCGAGATCGCCATGGCACGATCCACCGTCACCGGGTTTCTCTCCTGGCTCGAGGCCGCCCCTCCGGGGGCGGTCTCGCCGCGTATGGCCTCCCAGGACTGGCCGGCCGCCTGA
- a CDS encoding 3-hydroxyacyl-CoA dehydrogenase family protein: MAGRLAVVGAGLMGSGIAQVAAQAGWQVTLRDLDDAATRRGVDGIRKSLTKFAEKGRIDAADVEAALGRITPTTDLEAAADADIVVEAVFERLEIKHEVFRALDKICRADAVLATNTSAIPVTQIAAVTERPEAVVGTHFFSPVPMMRLCELVRGYKTSDATLDAAKAFAEEIGKTVVVVNRDIAGFVTTRLISALAMEAIRLVESGVISAEDLDTACKLGFGHAMGPLATVDLTGVDVLLNATKNIYTDTADEKFFPPELLQRMAAAGDLGRKTGRGFYSY, encoded by the coding sequence ATGGCGGGTCGACTCGCGGTCGTCGGCGCCGGGCTGATGGGCTCAGGCATCGCACAGGTGGCAGCGCAGGCAGGCTGGCAGGTGACACTGCGGGACCTGGACGACGCGGCGACGCGGCGCGGCGTGGACGGCATCCGGAAGTCGCTGACGAAGTTCGCCGAGAAGGGCAGGATCGACGCGGCCGACGTCGAGGCGGCGCTCGGGCGGATCACCCCGACGACCGACCTGGAAGCGGCGGCCGACGCGGACATCGTGGTCGAGGCGGTCTTCGAGCGACTGGAGATCAAGCACGAGGTGTTCCGCGCGCTGGACAAGATCTGTAGGGCGGACGCCGTCCTGGCCACCAACACCTCGGCCATCCCGGTGACGCAGATCGCGGCGGTCACCGAGCGTCCGGAGGCGGTCGTGGGCACCCACTTCTTCTCCCCGGTGCCGATGATGAGGCTCTGCGAGCTGGTCCGTGGCTACAAGACCAGCGACGCCACCCTGGACGCGGCGAAGGCGTTCGCCGAGGAGATCGGCAAGACCGTCGTGGTGGTCAACCGGGACATCGCCGGCTTCGTCACCACCCGGCTGATCAGCGCCCTGGCCATGGAGGCGATCCGGCTGGTCGAGTCGGGCGTCATCTCCGCCGAGGACCTGGACACCGCCTGCAAGCTCGGCTTCGGGCACGCCATGGGCCCGCTGGCCACGGTCGACCTGACCGGCGTGGACGTGCTGCTCAACGCCACGAAGAACATCTACACCGACACCGCCGACGAGAAGTTCTTTCCGCCGGAGCTGCTCCAGCGCATGGCCGCGGCCGGTGACCTGGGCCGCAAGACCGGCCGGGGCTTCTACTCCTACTGA
- a CDS encoding F0F1 ATP synthase subunit epsilon gives MAEQLNVQLVAVEEKVWSGKAEMVMARTTEGELGVLPGHAPLLGQLAEPGQVRIKLPGGEQLTYEVAGGFLSVSERGVTVLAENATPASAAAGN, from the coding sequence GTGGCAGAGCAGCTTAACGTCCAGCTCGTGGCCGTCGAGGAAAAGGTCTGGTCGGGCAAGGCCGAGATGGTCATGGCCCGGACGACCGAGGGTGAGCTGGGCGTGCTGCCGGGGCACGCGCCCCTGCTCGGCCAGCTCGCCGAGCCCGGCCAGGTGCGCATCAAGCTCCCCGGGGGCGAGCAGCTCACCTACGAGGTGGCCGGCGGGTTCCTGTCGGTGAGCGAGCGGGGTGTGACCGTGCTGGCCGAGAACGCCACCCCGGCCTCCGCCGCTGCGGGCAACTGA
- the atpD gene encoding F0F1 ATP synthase subunit beta, with amino-acid sequence MTVSAVAGGPAETKTATGRVVRVIGPVVDAEFPRDAMPDLFNALHVNVTLSGGERTLTLEVAQHLGDNLVRAISMQPTDGLVRGAEVRDTGGPIRVPVGDGVKGHVFNAIGECLNLTEGETIQADDHWGIHRKAPAFADLEPKTEMLETGIKVIDLLAPYVKGGKIGLFGGAGVGKTVLIQEMITRVARNFGGTSVFAGVGERTREGNDLIHEMTDSGVIDKTALVYGQMDEPPGTRLRVALSALTMAEYFRDVKKQEVLLFIDNIFRFTQAGSEVSTLLGRMPSAVGYQPTLADEMGELQERITSVRGQAITSMQAIYVPADDYTDPAPATTFAHLDATTNLERSISDKGIYPAVDPLASSSRILAPEFVGQEHFQVASEVKRILQRYKDLQDIIAILGIEELSEEDKITVQRARRIERFLSQNTYAAEQFTGVPGSTVPIKETIEAFRKISEGEYDHFPEQAFFMCGGLDDLEKKAEELMKG; translated from the coding sequence ATGACTGTTTCCGCAGTTGCTGGTGGACCAGCCGAGACCAAGACCGCCACGGGTCGCGTGGTCCGGGTCATCGGCCCGGTCGTCGACGCCGAGTTCCCGCGCGACGCCATGCCGGACCTGTTCAACGCGCTGCACGTGAACGTGACCCTCTCCGGCGGCGAGCGGACGCTGACCCTGGAGGTCGCCCAGCACCTGGGTGACAACCTGGTCCGCGCGATCTCGATGCAGCCGACCGACGGTCTGGTTCGCGGCGCCGAGGTGCGGGACACCGGTGGCCCGATCCGGGTGCCGGTCGGTGACGGGGTCAAGGGCCACGTCTTCAACGCGATCGGCGAGTGCCTCAACCTCACCGAGGGTGAGACCATCCAGGCCGACGACCACTGGGGCATCCACCGCAAGGCCCCGGCCTTCGCCGACCTGGAGCCGAAGACCGAGATGCTGGAGACCGGCATCAAGGTCATCGACCTGCTCGCCCCGTACGTCAAGGGCGGCAAGATCGGCCTGTTCGGCGGTGCCGGCGTGGGCAAGACGGTGCTCATCCAGGAGATGATCACCCGGGTGGCCCGGAACTTCGGTGGTACCTCGGTCTTCGCCGGGGTGGGCGAGCGCACCCGTGAGGGCAACGACCTCATCCACGAGATGACCGACTCCGGCGTCATCGACAAGACCGCGCTGGTCTACGGCCAGATGGACGAGCCGCCGGGCACCCGGCTGCGGGTCGCGCTCTCCGCGCTGACCATGGCGGAGTACTTCCGTGACGTGAAGAAGCAGGAGGTGCTGCTCTTCATCGACAACATCTTCCGCTTCACCCAGGCCGGTTCCGAGGTCTCCACCCTGCTGGGCCGGATGCCCAGCGCGGTGGGTTACCAGCCGACCCTGGCCGACGAGATGGGTGAGCTGCAGGAGCGGATCACCTCCGTCCGGGGCCAGGCCATCACGTCCATGCAGGCGATCTACGTGCCGGCGGACGACTACACCGACCCGGCTCCGGCGACCACCTTCGCCCACCTGGACGCGACCACCAACCTGGAGCGGTCGATCTCCGACAAGGGCATCTACCCGGCGGTGGACCCGCTGGCCTCCTCGTCGCGGATCCTCGCCCCCGAGTTCGTCGGCCAGGAGCACTTCCAGGTGGCCAGCGAGGTGAAGCGGATCCTGCAGCGCTACAAGGACCTGCAGGACATCATCGCCATCCTCGGTATCGAGGAGCTCTCCGAGGAAGACAAGATCACGGTCCAGCGGGCCCGCCGGATCGAGCGCTTCCTGTCGCAGAACACCTACGCGGCGGAGCAGTTCACCGGCGTGCCGGGCTCGACGGTCCCGATCAAGGAGACCATCGAGGCGTTCCGGAAGATCAGCGAGGGGGAGTACGACCACTTCCCCGAGCAGGCGTTCTTCATGTGCGGTGGGCTCGATGACCTGGAGAAGAAGGCCGAGGAGCTGATGAAGGGCTGA
- a CDS encoding cob(I)yrinic acid a,c-diamide adenosyltransferase: MAVHLTRIYTKAGDAGMTRLSNNEQVPKNDPRIAAYADVDECNAAIGVALALGQLDDGLRAVLGTIQNDLFDVGADLSTPVEPEPKYPPLRVTEEYVERLEGWCDEYNARLSKLDSFILPGGTAGAALLHAARTIARRAERSAWALVTHDPDRTSHLPAKYLNRLSDLLFILARTANPGGDVLWVPGGAR, from the coding sequence ATGGCCGTCCACCTCACGCGCATCTACACCAAGGCCGGCGACGCCGGCATGACCAGGCTGAGCAACAACGAGCAGGTGCCGAAGAACGATCCACGGATCGCCGCGTACGCCGACGTGGACGAGTGCAACGCCGCGATCGGCGTGGCGCTCGCCCTCGGCCAGCTCGACGATGGACTGCGGGCGGTGCTGGGGACGATCCAGAACGACCTGTTCGACGTGGGCGCCGACCTGTCCACCCCGGTCGAACCGGAGCCGAAGTATCCACCGCTGCGGGTCACGGAGGAGTACGTCGAGCGCCTTGAGGGCTGGTGCGATGAGTACAACGCGCGCCTGAGCAAGCTCGACTCCTTCATCCTCCCCGGCGGCACCGCGGGCGCGGCGCTGCTGCACGCGGCGCGGACGATCGCCCGGCGCGCCGAGCGGTCGGCATGGGCCCTCGTCACCCACGACCCCGACCGGACCAGCCACCTCCCGGCAAAGTATCTCAACCGGCTGTCGGACCTGCTCTTTATCCTGGCAAGAACGGCAAATCCCGGCGGAGACGTGCTATGGGTGCCGGGCGGAGCCCGTTGA
- a CDS encoding F0F1 ATP synthase subunit delta, protein MQAASRESYATALARLEEYVGSAEPSAVATTGGELLAVADLLRREVRLRRALSDPARDGADRTGLLTSVLSGKVGADALDLLGTLVAGRWSAPSELLDGAERLGVQALLASADRADELGEVEDELFRFGQVVAADPQLSNALSDPIAPTAQRAELVGMLLADKARPVTVRLVEAALAGFGGRSFSAALTRLVELAAERRDRQVAYVTVAAPLTEDEERRLGDQLSAIYGRAVALKLTVDPTILGGASVRVGSDLYDGTILRRLNETRNALAKR, encoded by the coding sequence ATGCAGGCCGCCAGCCGGGAGTCCTACGCCACCGCGCTCGCGCGGCTGGAGGAGTACGTCGGCAGCGCCGAGCCGTCGGCGGTGGCCACCACCGGCGGCGAGCTGCTCGCCGTGGCGGACCTGCTGCGGCGCGAGGTCCGGCTGCGCCGGGCGCTCTCCGACCCGGCCCGCGACGGCGCGGACCGGACCGGGCTGCTGACCTCGGTGCTCTCCGGCAAGGTCGGCGCGGACGCGCTCGACCTGCTCGGCACCCTGGTCGCCGGCCGGTGGTCGGCACCGTCGGAGCTGCTCGACGGTGCCGAGCGCCTCGGTGTGCAGGCGCTGCTCGCCAGCGCGGACCGCGCCGACGAGCTCGGCGAGGTGGAGGACGAGCTGTTCCGCTTCGGCCAGGTGGTCGCCGCGGACCCGCAGCTGTCCAACGCCCTGTCCGACCCGATCGCGCCGACGGCCCAGCGGGCCGAGCTGGTCGGGATGCTCCTGGCGGACAAGGCGCGCCCGGTGACGGTGCGGCTGGTGGAGGCGGCCCTGGCCGGCTTCGGCGGCCGGTCGTTCTCCGCCGCGCTGACCCGGCTGGTGGAGCTGGCGGCGGAACGGCGTGACCGGCAGGTCGCGTACGTGACCGTCGCGGCACCGCTGACCGAGGACGAGGAACGCCGGCTGGGCGACCAGCTCTCGGCCATCTACGGTCGGGCCGTGGCTCTGAAGCTTACGGTTGACCCGACGATCCTCGGCGGAGCGAGCGTCCGGGTGGGTTCGGACCTGTACGACGGGACGATCCTGCGCCGCCTCAACGAGACCCGTAACGCGCTCGCGAAGCGCTGA
- a CDS encoding LCP family protein: protein MLVGKAGRGGKRGKRGGRSSVWRGVPRWAQLCTIFGVVLMVLSGTSLVGAEALMARYEGAIGKADLFGDQAAGASERKSDIKGPLNILLVGIDPRDEDTPPLADAIMVLHVPKEMDRAYLFSLPRDLYVEIPPFRKAEFNGATSKLNDAMSFGSRVPGGKPDAARGFELLALTAQRVTGIERFDAGAIINFSGFQKIVDAMGGVTMNIEREVRSEHREPDGKHRKGKPGGGGYVGPQAVYPKGKQHLSGWQALDYVRQRYEKNGVIDGDYGRQRHQQQFVKAMAGQALSADVVTNPVKLDRVLRAAGESLIFSGRGHSVIDFGLALKDIRPGNIQMIKLPGGGVFENGKYRGERFESEVDDFFVALERELLDPFLLEHPKLVNRT, encoded by the coding sequence ATGCTTGTGGGTAAGGCCGGCAGGGGTGGTAAGCGCGGCAAGCGCGGTGGGCGCTCGTCCGTGTGGCGGGGTGTGCCGCGTTGGGCGCAGCTCTGCACCATCTTCGGCGTCGTGTTGATGGTGCTCAGCGGGACCAGTCTGGTCGGCGCGGAGGCGCTGATGGCCCGCTACGAGGGCGCGATCGGCAAGGCCGACCTCTTCGGCGACCAGGCGGCCGGCGCCAGCGAGCGCAAGAGCGACATCAAGGGCCCGCTCAACATCCTGCTGGTCGGCATCGACCCGCGCGACGAGGACACCCCGCCCCTGGCCGACGCGATCATGGTCCTGCACGTGCCGAAGGAGATGGACCGGGCCTACCTCTTCTCGCTCCCGCGCGACCTCTACGTCGAGATCCCGCCGTTCCGGAAGGCGGAGTTCAACGGCGCCACCAGCAAGCTGAACGACGCGATGTCCTTCGGCAGCCGGGTGCCCGGCGGGAAGCCGGACGCCGCGCGGGGCTTCGAGCTGCTCGCCCTCACCGCGCAGCGGGTCACCGGGATCGAGCGCTTCGACGCCGGTGCGATCATCAACTTCTCCGGCTTCCAGAAGATCGTCGACGCCATGGGTGGGGTCACGATGAACATCGAGCGGGAGGTCCGCTCCGAGCACCGCGAGCCGGACGGCAAGCACCGCAAGGGCAAGCCCGGCGGTGGCGGCTACGTCGGGCCGCAGGCGGTCTACCCGAAGGGCAAGCAGCACCTGAGCGGCTGGCAGGCGCTGGACTACGTCCGCCAGCGTTACGAGAAGAACGGCGTGATCGACGGTGACTACGGCCGGCAGCGGCACCAGCAGCAGTTCGTCAAGGCGATGGCCGGCCAGGCCCTCAGCGCCGACGTGGTGACCAACCCGGTCAAGCTGGACCGGGTGCTCCGGGCGGCGGGCGAGTCGCTGATCTTCAGCGGCCGGGGGCACAGCGTGATCGACTTCGGCCTCGCGCTCAAGGACATCCGCCCCGGCAACATCCAGATGATCAAGCTGCCGGGTGGCGGCGTCTTCGAGAACGGGAAGTACCGTGGCGAGCGCTTCGAGTCCGAGGTCGACGACTTCTTCGTCGCGCTGGAACGGGAACTGCTGGACCCGTTCCTCCTCGAACATCCCAAGCTGGTGAACAGGACCTGA
- the atpA gene encoding F0F1 ATP synthase subunit alpha, translating into MAELTISTEEIRGALERYVSSYSPDVSREEVGTVADTGDGIAHVEGLPSTMTNELLEFEDGTLGVALNLDVREIGVVVLGDYSGLEEGQRVKRTGRVLSVPIGDAFLGRVVNALGQPIDGLGDIADEGYRELELQAPNVMARQSVFEPMQTGIKAIDAMTPIGRGQRQLIIGDRKTGKTTVALDAILNQRENWASGDPKKQVRCIYVAIGQKASTIASIKGQLEEAGAMEYTTIVASPASDPAGFKYLAPYTGSAIGQHWMYGGKHVLIVFDDLSKQAEAYRAVSLLLRRPPGREAYPGDVFYLHSRLLERCAKLSDEMGGGSMTGLPIIETKANDISAFIPTNVISITDGQIFLETDLFNQGVRPAINVGTSVSRVGGAAQVKPMKKVSGSLRLNLAQFRELEAFAAFASDLDKASRAQLDRGARLVELLKQPNYSPYPVQDQVVAVWAGTEGKLDDIPVGDVKRFETQFLEQLRRKHNATLQAIADNKWDDEIVATLDAAITEFKQGFLGREDERTVNEAPAAPLEGEAEHETVTRYSGGAPAQKQ; encoded by the coding sequence ATGGCCGAGCTGACCATCTCGACGGAAGAGATCCGCGGCGCTCTGGAGCGCTACGTCTCCTCCTACTCGCCCGACGTCTCCCGTGAGGAGGTCGGCACCGTCGCCGACACCGGCGACGGCATCGCCCACGTCGAGGGCCTGCCCTCGACCATGACCAACGAGCTGCTGGAGTTCGAGGACGGCACGCTCGGCGTGGCGCTGAACCTCGACGTCCGGGAGATCGGTGTCGTCGTCCTCGGCGACTACTCCGGGCTCGAGGAGGGGCAGCGCGTCAAGCGCACCGGCCGGGTGCTCTCGGTGCCCATCGGCGACGCCTTCCTGGGTCGCGTGGTCAACGCGCTCGGCCAGCCGATCGACGGCCTCGGCGACATCGCCGACGAGGGCTACCGGGAGCTGGAGCTCCAGGCCCCGAACGTGATGGCGCGGCAGTCCGTCTTCGAGCCGATGCAGACCGGCATCAAGGCCATCGACGCGATGACCCCGATCGGTCGCGGCCAGCGGCAGCTGATCATCGGTGACCGCAAGACCGGTAAGACCACGGTCGCCCTGGACGCCATCCTCAACCAGCGGGAGAACTGGGCCTCCGGCGACCCGAAGAAGCAGGTCCGCTGCATCTACGTCGCCATCGGCCAGAAGGCCTCCACCATCGCCTCCATCAAGGGGCAGCTGGAGGAGGCGGGCGCGATGGAGTACACCACCATCGTCGCCTCCCCGGCGTCCGACCCGGCCGGCTTCAAGTACCTCGCCCCCTACACCGGCTCGGCCATCGGCCAGCACTGGATGTACGGCGGCAAGCACGTCCTGATCGTCTTCGACGACCTGAGCAAGCAGGCCGAGGCGTACCGTGCCGTGTCGCTGCTGTTGCGTCGCCCGCCGGGCCGTGAGGCGTACCCGGGTGACGTCTTCTACCTGCACTCCCGGCTGCTGGAGCGCTGCGCGAAGCTCTCCGACGAGATGGGCGGCGGCTCGATGACCGGCCTGCCGATCATCGAGACGAAGGCCAACGACATCTCGGCCTTCATCCCGACCAACGTCATCTCGATCACCGACGGCCAGATCTTCCTCGAGACCGACCTGTTCAACCAGGGCGTCCGGCCGGCCATCAACGTCGGCACCTCGGTCTCCCGGGTCGGTGGCGCCGCGCAGGTGAAGCCGATGAAGAAGGTCTCCGGTTCGCTGCGGCTGAACCTTGCCCAGTTCCGTGAGCTGGAGGCGTTCGCCGCCTTCGCCTCGGACCTGGACAAGGCCTCCCGCGCCCAGCTGGACCGCGGCGCCCGCCTGGTGGAGCTGCTCAAGCAGCCGAACTACTCGCCGTACCCGGTGCAGGACCAGGTCGTCGCGGTCTGGGCCGGCACCGAGGGCAAGCTGGACGACATCCCGGTCGGCGACGTCAAGCGCTTCGAGACGCAGTTCCTGGAGCAGCTGCGGCGCAAGCACAACGCCACGCTGCAGGCGATCGCGGACAACAAGTGGGACGACGAGATCGTCGCCACCCTCGACGCCGCCATCACCGAGTTCAAGCAGGGCTTCCTCGGCCGCGAGGACGAGCGCACCGTCAACGAGGCGCCGGCGGCGCCGCTGGAGGGCGAGGCCGAGCACGAGACGGTCACCCGCTACAGCGGCGGGGCCCCGGCCCAGAAGCAGTAG
- a CDS encoding F0F1 ATP synthase subunit gamma encodes MAAQVRVLRQRIRSAKGMKKITKAMELVATSRIAKAQARVGASLPYARAITGVLTALASNASVDHPLLTPRERVRRAGVLLVTADRGLAGGYSSNAIRTAESLIARLQADGKEPVLYVIGRKGVTFYRFRNRPIEASWTGFSEQPSFADAREVGETLIKAFSAGADDADGEPGPDGVRGVDELHIVFTEFKSLMTQNPITRIIGPLQIEERPRSEAAPGVLPAYEFEPDAEALLDALLPKYINTRIYAALLESAASESAARRRAMKSATDNAEEMIDKYTREMNSARQAGITQEISEIVGGANALAASGSEV; translated from the coding sequence ATGGCGGCGCAGGTACGTGTTCTTCGTCAACGGATTCGCTCGGCGAAGGGGATGAAGAAGATCACCAAGGCGATGGAGCTCGTGGCGACGAGCCGGATCGCCAAGGCCCAGGCCCGGGTGGGGGCGTCCCTGCCGTACGCCCGGGCCATCACCGGCGTCCTCACGGCGCTGGCGTCCAACGCCTCGGTCGACCACCCGCTGCTGACCCCGCGCGAGCGGGTGCGGCGGGCCGGCGTCCTGCTGGTGACCGCCGACCGGGGCCTGGCCGGCGGTTACAGCTCCAACGCCATCCGGACGGCGGAGTCGCTGATCGCCCGGCTTCAGGCCGACGGCAAGGAGCCGGTGCTCTACGTCATCGGGCGCAAGGGTGTGACCTTCTACCGGTTCCGTAACCGGCCGATCGAGGCCAGTTGGACGGGCTTCTCGGAGCAGCCGTCCTTCGCCGACGCGCGCGAGGTGGGCGAGACGCTGATCAAGGCGTTCTCGGCCGGCGCGGACGACGCCGACGGCGAGCCGGGTCCGGACGGGGTACGCGGGGTGGACGAGCTGCACATCGTCTTCACCGAGTTCAAGTCCCTGATGACCCAGAACCCGATCACCCGGATCATCGGCCCGCTGCAGATCGAGGAGCGGCCCCGGTCGGAGGCGGCCCCCGGCGTGCTGCCGGCGTACGAGTTCGAGCCGGACGCGGAGGCGCTGCTCGACGCGCTGCTGCCGAAGTACATCAACACGCGGATCTACGCGGCGTTGCTGGAGTCGGCGGCCAGCGAGTCGGCGGCCCGGCGGCGGGCGATGAAGAGCGCCACCGACAACGCCGAAGAGATGATCGACAAGTACACGCGTGAGATGAACTCGGCCCGCCAGGCCGGGATCACCCAGGAGATCAGTGAGATCGTCGGCGGCGCGAACGCGCTGGCCGCGTCGGGAAGTGAAGTGTGA
- the murA gene encoding UDP-N-acetylglucosamine 1-carboxyvinyltransferase, translating to MTHSLRIPDLTIPARPDAGSGWSAGVGPGDAGDAAVADVDVIRVRGGARLAGTVHVVGAKNSALKLMAAALLAPGRSVITNVPRITDIAIMGEVLRRLGCGVRFDADDPVDPMVTVGGVARSRSVTIDVPEQPGVEADYDLVRRLRASICVLGPLLARRGYVRVAHPGGDAIGSRGLDMHISGLTRMGAETCGEHGFVIASAPDGLRGAEIVLDFPSVGATENLIMAAVLADGTTVIDNAAREPEIVDLCTMLQRMGALIDGEGTSTITIVGVPRLRPVRHATVGDRIVAGTWAFGAAMTLGDVTVTGLDPAFLEVALDKLVAAGGLVETRADAFRVRMDDRPRAVDVVTLPYPGFATDLLPMAIGLAALSEGASLITENIFDGRFMFANEMMRLGADINTDGHHAVVRGRERLSGAPVRATDIRAGAGLIIAGLCADGVTEVSHVHHVDRGYPDFVADLRALGIEVERATAPEEPELTI from the coding sequence ATGACGCACAGCCTACGGATACCGGACCTGACGATCCCGGCGCGGCCGGACGCCGGCTCGGGGTGGTCCGCCGGGGTCGGTCCGGGCGACGCGGGTGACGCCGCGGTCGCCGACGTCGATGTCATCCGGGTACGCGGCGGCGCCCGGCTCGCCGGCACCGTGCACGTGGTCGGTGCGAAGAACTCGGCGCTGAAGCTGATGGCCGCCGCGCTGCTCGCCCCCGGCCGCAGCGTGATCACCAACGTTCCCCGGATCACCGACATCGCGATCATGGGCGAGGTGCTGCGCCGCCTCGGCTGCGGCGTACGGTTCGACGCCGACGATCCGGTGGACCCGATGGTCACCGTCGGCGGGGTGGCCCGATCCCGTTCGGTCACCATCGACGTGCCGGAGCAACCGGGGGTCGAGGCCGACTACGACCTGGTCCGCCGGCTGCGCGCGTCGATCTGCGTGCTCGGCCCGTTGCTGGCCCGGCGCGGGTACGTGCGGGTCGCCCACCCGGGCGGCGACGCGATCGGCTCGCGGGGCCTGGACATGCACATCTCCGGGCTGACCCGGATGGGCGCCGAGACCTGCGGCGAGCACGGCTTCGTGATCGCCTCCGCGCCCGACGGCCTGCGCGGTGCGGAGATCGTGCTGGACTTTCCCAGCGTCGGCGCGACCGAGAACCTGATCATGGCGGCGGTGCTGGCCGACGGCACCACCGTGATCGACAACGCCGCCCGCGAGCCCGAGATCGTCGACCTCTGCACGATGCTTCAGCGGATGGGCGCGCTGATCGACGGTGAGGGCACGTCCACCATCACCATCGTCGGCGTACCCCGGCTGCGGCCGGTCCGGCACGCCACGGTGGGGGACCGGATCGTCGCCGGGACCTGGGCCTTCGGCGCGGCGATGACCCTCGGCGACGTCACCGTGACCGGCCTCGACCCGGCGTTCCTGGAGGTCGCGCTGGACAAGCTGGTCGCGGCCGGCGGCCTGGTCGAGACCCGGGCGGACGCCTTCCGGGTACGCATGGACGACCGGCCCCGGGCGGTGGACGTGGTGACGTTGCCCTACCCGGGCTTCGCCACCGACCTGCTGCCGATGGCGATCGGGCTCGCGGCGCTCAGCGAAGGCGCCTCGTTGATCACCGAGAACATCTTCGACGGCCGGTTCATGTTCGCCAACGAGATGATGCGGCTGGGCGCGGACATCAACACCGACGGGCATCACGCGGTGGTACGCGGGCGGGAGCGGCTCTCCGGCGCACCGGTACGCGCGACCGACATCCGGGCCGGCGCCGGGCTGATCATCGCCGGGCTCTGCGCCGACGGGGTGACCGAGGTGTCCCACGTGCACCACGTCGATCGGGGCTACCCGGACTTCGTGGCCGACCTGCGGGCGCTGGGCATCGAGGTCGAGCGGGCCACCGCACCGGAGGAGCCGGAGCTGACCATCTGA
- a CDS encoding VOC family protein, with protein MGAGRSPLTVGALHHVEVWVPDLAAAIRSWGWLLGQLGWTSFQQWPNGHSWRLGPTYLVLEESPALSGRRHDRLAPGLNHLAFHAGPPAAVDRLTEQAPAYGWQLLFPDRHPHAGGPQTYAAYLADGQGYEVELVAS; from the coding sequence ATGGGTGCCGGGCGGAGCCCGTTGACGGTCGGAGCACTGCACCACGTGGAGGTCTGGGTACCCGACCTGGCCGCCGCGATACGCAGTTGGGGCTGGCTCCTCGGCCAGTTGGGCTGGACGTCCTTCCAGCAGTGGCCGAACGGCCATTCCTGGCGACTCGGCCCGACGTACCTCGTGCTGGAGGAGTCACCCGCACTCTCCGGCCGCCGCCACGACCGGCTCGCCCCGGGGCTCAACCACCTGGCCTTCCACGCCGGCCCACCCGCCGCCGTGGACCGACTCACCGAGCAGGCCCCGGCGTACGGCTGGCAGTTGCTCTTTCCCGACCGCCACCCGCACGCCGGCGGGCCGCAGACGTACGCCGCGTACCTGGCCGACGGGCAGGGGTACGAGGTGGAGCTGGTGGCTTCCTGA